ATTTTCCACCTCTGTGacaacaagcaagcaaagtaATAATATAAACAGGAAAGCTACATTACACATGCAAAATGCAGGCCATCAAAATCAGTAGCTGGCTGCTCCAACTTGCAAGCCTGTTGTACTCAATCATATGTACTTTGAAACACTATATATGGATCTACATTTAATaaaatgttgtttgtcatGTTTTTGTTACTGGTTATGGTTAGATCGTTTGTTACTAAATCTGATAGTTTCTGAATTTGCTGAGGACAGAACTACTACATGCAGGCATCTTTGTCCATTGCTTGTTGTCTGAAAAGCAAATCAGTATCATCACATCGTACTTTAAGACAATGTCATATGTCTACAGATACGCCACAACGACCTGAAGCATTGGCAGTTGTTTCTGTTTCCAAATCCAAGCTTGATGACTGTGTATCTTTTATCATCAGTTCCTTCTTGCCTTCACTTGCCCAATGAAGAGactatacagtgtatatacaACATGTAAAGCCACCTGCACTTAACATAATGTACTACCAATAATTACAAAAACAATGCTCTCATTAAAATAGATTTATAGCATTGATTTTTAACTCACTGAACTAAGCTGCCTGTCCAGCCACATGTCAAATGGTACCATCAAGCCACTGCGTCTCCAGAAGTCATACTTTAGACGCAATTTAGGGTCAGTTAAGACTTCCTTTCCACGTTGCAAGTTTGCAAACATTTTGCCTACCATAGACACAAAGAAAATGCAGAAATAGAAAGCACATACACTTTaaagacaggcacacacacaaacgcacgcgcacacacacacacacacacacacacacacacacgagtgcACACATGGCAAAACACAAATAGAAACCAACTCATATAAGAATATATACTTCAACAAAACCCAGCTGGTGTTAGTGCCACTAAGAAGTTTACACTAATGaaaataaagaagcactaTAGTGCTAAAACCTCGGCTACTAGCTTACTAACATAGGTGTACACCTACACAAGGATGCAAATACATCATGAGATACATCCTCAGTAGACACTACTTGCCAAGACTTgtttaattagctaaagagcttgtgttgtgttgtgacatagcaacactaatttgggtgtgtgtgtcattgcaACACTTAGACAATTGGCAGCATGAGTTCTTGTGAGAAtgagtgcatgcacacagGAGTGGTGAGTTGGTCAAGTTGTTAGTTCCTCATGCGACGGCTGGGCTGGcgttactgtaccctagcaTTTCTGCACCTCAGGTAATAACGAAAACCTGTCTCTAGTCTTAGAATCTACTAAATATCATTTCTGACCTATTTGCCATCATTTTAAACTACTTGTACTTAACTAGTGCTGCATGTCTATTACCACAAGGTTAGATTTCCAAAATCCACAATATTTCCATTGTCTTTTTCACTTTCACTATCATCTGAGTATAGCTAGAAAAATCATGACCTGCCATTTTCCTTATTAGCTAGGTTACCTAACCCCTGCTAACAATACAGTGTACAATGGGTGAAGTAATAGCTATACTTCAATTGTCACACGAGAATTACATGCTTTGTGTGAACTACTAGGTACCTGTAGCTATGCAAAATAGAAACATTCAcagcatttgtctgtctttaagAACCCTATTCATTGATTACTGTAGTTTCTCATCCACTGCCCACGTGGGTTTGGCTGAATATTTCTCACCATtacttgatatcaatgtgtctCAGACAGTGCTATGGGTTTTGTGAATGTGTCCACATTCTCTTCATCAGTGAAAAATTATGTCCTTGAACCAGCCAAATGTGATGCTTGCTGACTTTTTTATAGAAAGTGTTGCCCAAAAGTGCGATGACGACGTGAGCAAAGATAATTTATCTGTTCTGCCATGACTGTATCAGTGATTTTCACTACATACTATATTCCCTAAAAGTTACttagtatgtatatatagtattTAAACTGAAATATACCAATGGAGCAGGCATAATGGTAATAAATTTCCACCCACACACGTCATTTGCTGAATAAGAATGCTGATGAGTCTATTAAACCTTAACATTCACTAAATGATAACACCTGCCTATGTAAACTAAGACTGCAATGGCTACGAATGTATGTAATCAACGTTATTGTGTtttgaaataaaattttagtcaCACAAAGTACTGTACTTGCATTGGGGTCAACTGGATTCTTGTCAGGATGAAATATACGAGCCTTGTGCTTGAACTCTGCCATAATTTGCTCCACCTACAATTTGATAAAAATATGCAGTAGTCAGCAAACACAAATTCTCGTACAACAAGCTAgcaaaatgcacacacacacacacacacacacacacacacacacacacacacacacacacacacacacacacacggcaaatggataaggagctgccgttaaacgataacgcccccagccagatggctgggttcctgtgcactacgcaggagctatgggccgtgctaagcaatctcctggagcctggccaggtgctcacAGAAGCACCGATTGggatgccaactgtggtgtgggcacccgaagtcgcACCCGGACCGCAGTGGCTGATAGACTTTGTTGCaatcggaggcctttgccaccccagtcaatgaccaggtattcatttatactcctgagtcaagaaaggcaatttgtgtgtgagtttcttgcccaaggaaattatgccatagctcgccatcactgtgactagaacttgcaaccctgcagggtcccggatgtttccattctccaaacgcactctctaaccaattgagccacagcaccacacacacacacacacacacacacacacacacacacacacacacacacacacacacacacacacacacacacacacacacacacacatcaatgaGTGTCACATTAACTGTAATTAAACCACAGAAATTCATTCAGTAATTACACATTGTTCTACATATGATGCATCAGTATGTTTTACCAGCAAGATTCGATCTAGTACAGTCTACGTAGGTCCATGTTAAGGGAACACATATCACTAGGGATACATGTGTGGAGAAACTGGTGATACTAGTAAGAAATTGGGTACGGGGATAATAGGTACAACTGTACCTAATATCCTAAGAATAACAAGTAGACTGTACTGAATATTCTGTACACCTGTGTGTTCAGCGTAGGAAATCGAGTCCGCATCTATCTAGTACCTACTTCTATACTATGCCAATTTTAAAAAGCTCTAGGGCGAGGGGGAGCAAAGCGACTGGTAGGGCGAGAGCACCCAGTCGGCAGTATACTGTGAACCACCCTTACGGGCGTTGCTaacaggagttgagacaaattcaTAGGGGAGGTAGCGCCGGGTTCTATCATGTCTACGATCGGTGGAGGAGCAGTCGACAGCCGGTgttatacatatacacattTCTATTGTTCGAGTAAACAGAATACTGTAGTCCCTGGTGAACAGAAGAATAGGAGCACGTATGAACCAAATAGaagcaaatacaaatagaATTGTCCCcatgaacaggatagtccccatgaacaggatagtccccgtgaacagaatagtccctgtacagtATTCACGAAACTGGTTGGGAAATGGCAAATTTGCTCCTTCCTGCTAC
The sequence above is drawn from the Corticium candelabrum chromosome 8, ooCorCand1.1, whole genome shotgun sequence genome and encodes:
- the LOC134183458 gene encoding dnaJ homolog subfamily C member 12-like isoform X1, encoding MTRLCWIQPCLMDLDSILSFDKKHEDFYHLLGCDELSSVEQIMAEFKHKARIFHPDKNPVDPNASKMFANLQRGKEVLTDPKLRLKYDFWRRSGLMVPFDMWLDRQLSSSLHWASEGKKELMIKDTQSSSLDLETETTANASGHNKQWTKMPACSSSVLSKFRNYQI
- the LOC134183458 gene encoding dnaJ homolog subfamily C member 12-like isoform X2 — its product is MTRLCWIQPCLMDLDSILSFDKKHEDFYHLLGCDELSSVEQIMAEFKHKARIFHPDKNPVDPNASKMFANLQRGKEVLTDPKLRLKYDFWRRSGLMVPFDMWLDRQLSSSLHWASEGKKELMIKDTQSSSLDLETETTANASDNKQWTKMPACSSSVLSKFRNYQI